From a single Phalacrocorax aristotelis chromosome 1, bGulAri2.1, whole genome shotgun sequence genomic region:
- the LOC142057866 gene encoding arylsulfatase D-like isoform X2 produces the protein MYLFHTWGSHEVYLGKQWSCLNIWLILCLFARTCVSNPSKPNILLILADDLGIGDVGCYGNNTIRTPNLDGLAKEGVRLTQHIAAAAVCTPSRAAFLTGRYPIRSGMASGTERQVLFWNGCSGGLPPNETTFARILHQQGYTTALIGKWHMGVNCKSRCDHCHHPLNHGFDYFYGMPFTLLNECQGTDDPELAKSLQDTYWLYTQMIILAVLTLFIGKLTGLFSVKWKIIICLAICGLLYFIFWFSSYGFTKYWNCILMRNHDITEQPMNLEKTTSNMLKEAISFIERNKHRPFLLFVSLLHVHTPLITTEKFQGRSRHGLYGDNVEEMDWMVGRLLDVIDKEGLKNTTFIYFASDHGGSLEAHRGNAQLGGWNGIYKGGKGMGGWEGGIRVPGIVRWPGALPAGTVINELTSLMDIFPTVAHLAGGAVPQDRVIDGHTLLPLLRGTVQHSRHEFMFHYCGVFLHAVRWHQKDSAHFRKVQNGFAFSCPALSEMKGVTS, from the exons ATGTACCTGTTTCATACATGGGGGAGCCATGAAGTTTACCTGGGGAAACAATG GAGCTGCCTAAACATTTGGCTAATCTTATGCTTGTTTGCAAGAACCTGTGTATCAAATCCTTCAAAACCCAATATTTTACTGATACTGGCTGATGATCTTGGTATTGGAGATGTGGGTTGCTATGGCAACAACACAATAAG GACCCCTAACCTTGATGGCCTGGCAAAGGAAGGAGTGAGACTTACTCAGCAcattgctgcagctgctgtctgtACTccaagcagagcagctttcctgACTGGCAGATACCCCATCAGATCAG GTATGGCATCTGGCACTGAACGGCAGGTTCTCTTTTGGAACGGGTGTTCTGGTGGGCTCCCACCAAACGAAACTACTTTTGCCAGAATACTGCACCAGCAAGGTTATACTACAGCACTTATAG gGAAGTGGCATATGGGTGTGAACTGCAAATCCCGCTGTGATCACTGCCACCATCCGTTAAATCATGGCTTTGATTATTTTTACGGCATGCCTTTCACCCTTTTGAATGAGTGTCAAGGCACAGATGATCCTGAACTGGCCAAGTCTTTGCAAGATACATATTGGCTTTACACACAGATGATCATCCTTGCAGTGCTTACGCTCTTTATTGGGAAACTTACCGGTTTATTCtcagtaaaatggaaaataatcaTATGTCTGGCCATCTGTGGTCTCCTGTACTTTATCTTCTGGTTCTCCAGCTATGGTTTCACCAAGTACTGGAACTGTATCCTGATGAGAAACCATGATATCACTGAACAGCCAATGAATCTAGAAAAAACTACTTCTAATATGCTGAAGGAGGCCATTTCATTCATTGAAAG aaacaagcATAGaccatttcttctctttgtttcccttttacATGTTCACACCCCTCTCATTACCACAGAGAAGTTTCAAGGAAGAAGCAGGCATGGGCTATATGGCGATAATGTAGAGGAGATGGACTGGATGGTGG GCAGGCTTCTGGATGTTATTGACAAAGAAGGCTTGAAGAATAccacattcatttattttgcatctgATCATGGAGGATCCTTAGAGGCTCACAGAGGAAATGCCCAGTTGGGTGGATGGAATGGGATCTATAAAG GTGGAAAAGGCATGGGAGGCTGGGAAGGAGGGATCCGTGTCCCAGGAATAGTTAGATGGCCAGGAGCGTTGCCTGCAGGGACAGTTATCAATGAACTGACAAGCCTTATGGACATTTTCCCAACAGTGGCTCACCTCGCTGGAGGAGCGGTGCCTCAGGACAG GGTGATTGACGGGCACAccttgctgcctttgctgcGGGGGACAGTTCAGCACTCCAGGCACGAGTTCATGTTTCACTACTGCGGTGTGTTTCTGCATGCAGTGCGGTGGCACCAAAAGGACA GTGCTCACTTCCGCAAGGTGCAGAATGGCTTCGCATTCAGCTGTCCTGCTTTGTCTGAGATGAAGGGTGTCACTTCCTGA